One window from the genome of Pedobacter schmidteae encodes:
- a CDS encoding SusD/RagB family nutrient-binding outer membrane lipoprotein, which produces MKRISIKHILCFLTIAGTLSSCTKGFEELNTDKTKISTIDNATLEYIFSAAQYRGSFGPNTTNAGATPFQRFANRYSDAQAQYFSNTSQSAESDRNVMVGNWLNDGWTHFYSNANAQLSVVMEQTKDGGQLQDPIKYAIAKVWKVCMFMPVTDNWGAIPYSQAGNGSTEVLYDSQEDIYKDFFKLLKEANATLSAYSGNTRFFEKGDLIYGGDVKKWTKFCNSLWLRAAMRVSKKDPILARQQAEAAIAAAGGMITSNADNALMKVSTTTPHLTASISNFSEFRMSAAMESVLKGYNDPRLQKFFDPTGSGAYKGIRNGLSQVQIGITQNNVANNSNINSSFGFANRGITPWTVFTASETLFLLAEAKLNNWNAGIGTAQSYYEQGIDASMAQWGVTNATQITAYKTGLTTPQALGDIYNTPAMTNIPVAFGITENTQREQIGTQKWLALYPYGLEAWAEFRRTGFPKLYPRLNSDNTDAPANDPASVKRLTYPPIEASANANGLATGISKLGGPDKVTTKLWWNP; this is translated from the coding sequence ATGAAAAGAATTAGCATCAAACATATATTATGTTTCTTAACCATTGCGGGAACCTTAAGTTCCTGCACCAAAGGTTTTGAGGAATTGAACACCGATAAAACCAAAATTTCAACCATTGATAATGCAACTTTGGAGTATATCTTCTCAGCCGCTCAATATCGGGGCTCATTTGGCCCCAATACGACTAATGCAGGCGCCACTCCCTTTCAACGGTTTGCAAACCGTTATTCAGATGCACAAGCCCAATATTTTTCCAATACTTCACAATCTGCCGAATCGGACAGGAATGTGATGGTAGGTAATTGGCTTAACGACGGATGGACACATTTTTATAGTAATGCCAATGCCCAGCTAAGTGTGGTAATGGAACAAACCAAAGATGGGGGACAACTGCAGGACCCAATAAAGTATGCCATAGCTAAAGTATGGAAAGTGTGCATGTTTATGCCCGTAACTGACAATTGGGGAGCTATTCCCTACTCGCAGGCAGGTAACGGTAGTACCGAGGTACTTTACGATAGCCAGGAAGATATTTATAAAGATTTTTTCAAATTACTGAAAGAAGCCAATGCTACCTTATCCGCCTATAGCGGCAACACCAGATTTTTCGAAAAAGGAGATCTGATTTATGGCGGCGATGTAAAAAAATGGACAAAATTCTGTAATTCCCTTTGGCTAAGGGCAGCGATGCGGGTATCGAAAAAAGATCCCATCCTGGCCCGGCAGCAGGCAGAGGCTGCTATTGCCGCCGCAGGTGGGATGATTACCTCCAATGCTGACAATGCCCTGATGAAGGTAAGCACCACTACACCGCACCTTACCGCTTCGATATCAAATTTCAGCGAATTTCGCATGAGCGCTGCCATGGAAAGTGTATTAAAAGGCTACAATGACCCTCGTTTACAAAAGTTTTTTGATCCTACTGGTTCAGGGGCTTACAAAGGCATTCGAAATGGGCTATCGCAAGTCCAGATTGGAATTACACAAAACAATGTGGCCAACAACAGCAATATTAATTCCTCATTTGGTTTTGCCAATCGTGGGATAACCCCATGGACAGTTTTTACAGCTTCAGAAACATTATTTTTACTGGCCGAAGCTAAGCTAAACAATTGGAATGCCGGTATTGGTACAGCGCAGAGCTATTATGAGCAAGGTATTGATGCCTCAATGGCACAATGGGGTGTGACCAACGCAACACAGATTACGGCTTATAAAACCGGCCTAACTACGCCTCAGGCATTGGGCGACATCTATAATACCCCGGCTATGACTAATATCCCGGTTGCGTTCGGTATTACCGAGAATACACAACGTGAACAAATAGGCACTCAAAAATGGTTAGCACTTTATCCATATGGATTAGAGGCCTGGGCAGAATTCAGGAGAACGGGTTTTCCTAAATTATATCCACGTTTAAACTCTGACAATACTGATGCCCCTGCAAATGATCCTGCAAGTGTAAAGAGATTGACCTATCCCCCTATCGAAGCTTCGGCCAATGCCAATGGATTGGCAACTGGCATTTCGAAATTAGGCGGACCAGATAAGGTAACTACCAAATTATGGTGGAACCCATAA
- a CDS encoding sulfatase, whose translation MLRLKAVQVISFLTLFIPAFQSLAQERDKPNVLFIAIDDLKPILGCYGDPLIKTPNIDRLAKRGTVFKSNYCQQAVCGPTRASIMTGMRPDVTKVWDLKTKMRDMNPDILTLPQYFASKGYTTQAIGKIYDPRCVDVDLDKPSWTVPYYKTDKRYYAASTGEPVINYYQSKEIRAQVEKRRGEALGKTLSDQELLATIRPSMECVDVPDNAYIDGANLLQAKDILTALQKKKQPFFFAVGLAKPHLPFNAPKKYWDLYQRDDMPVAPFQEKSENAVDVAYHNSGELRAYSDIPPLLSFTDQKSYGLTLPLVEQKKLIHGYYAAVSYADAQVGILLNALDSLGLSKNTIIVLWGDHGWHLGDHNLWCKHSDFEQATRSPLIFSAPYIKPSTTSSFSEFVDVFPTLCNLAGIPIPKHLEGTSLVPLMRNPASSVKEFAISQYPRSSNAIETQRMIDSSAKVMGYSLRTKRYRYTIWMENFRSNQPFKASAVVGDELYDYQKDPLEKINVVNDKNYALVAKNLKDKMIRYFASKERQ comes from the coding sequence ATGTTAAGACTTAAAGCTGTTCAGGTCATTTCTTTTTTGACCTTGTTTATACCCGCTTTCCAATCGCTTGCCCAAGAGCGCGACAAACCAAATGTTTTGTTTATTGCTATCGACGACCTGAAACCTATTTTAGGTTGTTATGGTGATCCTTTAATTAAAACACCGAATATAGACCGCCTGGCAAAAAGAGGTACTGTATTTAAAAGTAACTATTGCCAACAGGCTGTTTGCGGTCCAACCAGAGCCAGCATCATGACCGGAATGCGCCCTGATGTAACCAAAGTATGGGATTTAAAAACAAAAATGAGGGACATGAACCCTGATATCCTGACCCTCCCGCAGTACTTTGCCAGTAAAGGGTATACTACCCAGGCCATCGGTAAAATTTACGATCCCAGGTGCGTAGATGTGGATTTGGATAAACCAAGCTGGACCGTTCCATATTACAAAACAGATAAAAGATACTATGCAGCCTCAACAGGGGAACCTGTAATCAACTATTATCAATCGAAAGAAATCAGGGCGCAAGTTGAAAAACGCAGGGGCGAGGCCCTCGGAAAGACTTTAAGTGATCAGGAACTGCTGGCTACCATCAGACCTTCCATGGAATGTGTTGATGTACCCGACAATGCTTATATTGACGGGGCAAACCTGCTCCAGGCGAAGGATATATTAACAGCGCTCCAAAAGAAAAAACAACCGTTCTTTTTTGCGGTGGGGCTGGCAAAACCTCATTTGCCTTTTAACGCACCAAAAAAATATTGGGATCTTTATCAGCGGGATGATATGCCGGTTGCGCCCTTTCAGGAAAAATCAGAAAATGCTGTGGACGTGGCTTATCATAATTCTGGCGAACTGAGGGCTTATTCGGATATTCCGCCTTTGCTTTCTTTTACCGATCAGAAAAGTTATGGCCTGACTTTGCCTTTGGTTGAACAAAAAAAACTGATACATGGGTACTATGCTGCAGTTTCCTATGCTGATGCACAGGTGGGCATTTTATTAAATGCACTTGATTCATTAGGCCTAAGTAAAAATACAATCATTGTACTTTGGGGCGATCACGGCTGGCATCTGGGTGATCATAACCTGTGGTGCAAGCATTCCGATTTTGAGCAGGCTACCCGTAGTCCTTTAATTTTTTCAGCCCCTTATATTAAACCCTCCACAACCAGTTCTTTTTCAGAGTTTGTAGATGTTTTTCCTACCTTATGTAATCTGGCCGGTATTCCGATACCTAAACACCTGGAGGGGACAAGCCTGGTTCCGCTGATGCGAAATCCAGCATCCAGCGTAAAGGAGTTTGCTATAAGCCAGTATCCGAGGAGTTCAAATGCTATAGAAACACAGCGGATGATTGATTCATCTGCCAAAGTTATGGGCTATTCGCTTCGCACAAAAAGATACCGGTACACCATTTGGATGGAAAATTTCAGAAGTAACCAACCATTTAAGGCATCTGCCGTTGTAGGTGACGAATTGTATGACTATCAGAAAGATCCGCTCGAAAAAATTAACGTTGTGAATGATAAAAATTATGCACTGGTCGCTAAAAATTTAAAAGATAAAATGATCAGGTATTTTGCCAGCAAGGAAAGGCAGTAA
- a CDS encoding alpha-L-fucosidase yields MLLKKYLLICLSCPVFFSNAGAQIFTSKNYVQIEPGDSKAKIIEKAASVVPSERQLRWQELELTAFIHFGMNTFTDREWGDGKESPTLFNPKKLDARQWVQVCKDAGFKQIILTAKHHDGFCLWPSKFTEHSLKNSPWKNGKGDIVKETAEACRALGVGFGIYLSPWDRNSKYFGSDEYNNYFVNQLTELLTQYGKIQEVWFDGANGEGPSGKKQVYQYNRWYELIRKLQPEATIAVSGPDVRWVGTETGYGRDMEWSVVPGDQLSTDMIAANSQQKVEFAPKDMVGKDLGSREKIMNAKSLVWYPAEVDVSIRPGWFFHETENNKVKSAGKLMDIYYNSVGKNGVLLLNIPPDRDGLISTYDISSLQGFKKLREQTFNSNILKKAVQPGGNNLNKVLDGKNATHFPTKAGDTVLTLNFKLNKPETFDVFVAQENLKVGQRVELFSLEYKDGADWKIAAQGTTIGYKRILRFPAVTTSEIRFKVLSSRLNPAIAELGLFREK; encoded by the coding sequence ATGCTGTTAAAAAAATACTTACTGATCTGCCTTTCTTGTCCTGTCTTTTTTAGTAATGCCGGAGCACAGATTTTCACCTCTAAAAATTATGTACAAATTGAACCTGGTGATTCTAAAGCTAAAATCATCGAAAAGGCAGCCAGTGTGGTTCCTTCCGAGCGACAATTGAGGTGGCAGGAATTGGAGTTAACAGCATTTATTCATTTTGGTATGAATACCTTTACCGATAGAGAGTGGGGGGATGGAAAAGAGAGCCCCACTCTTTTTAATCCCAAAAAGCTGGATGCCCGACAGTGGGTGCAGGTTTGTAAAGATGCAGGCTTTAAGCAGATCATTCTTACCGCAAAACATCATGATGGTTTTTGTCTGTGGCCGAGTAAATTTACCGAGCATAGTCTCAAAAATAGCCCATGGAAGAATGGGAAAGGTGATATTGTAAAGGAGACTGCCGAGGCTTGCCGTGCGTTGGGTGTAGGGTTTGGGATTTACCTGTCACCCTGGGACCGTAATTCTAAATATTTTGGTAGCGATGAATATAATAATTACTTTGTAAACCAGCTTACAGAGTTGCTAACGCAATATGGCAAAATTCAGGAAGTGTGGTTTGATGGTGCTAACGGAGAAGGCCCTTCGGGTAAAAAACAGGTATATCAGTATAACAGATGGTACGAATTGATCAGGAAACTGCAACCGGAGGCAACTATTGCCGTTTCGGGACCAGACGTGAGATGGGTAGGTACAGAAACCGGATATGGCCGAGACATGGAATGGAGTGTGGTTCCTGGTGATCAGTTAAGTACTGATATGATTGCCGCTAATTCTCAACAGAAAGTAGAATTTGCACCTAAGGATATGGTGGGTAAGGATTTGGGAAGCCGCGAGAAGATCATGAATGCCAAATCACTGGTTTGGTACCCGGCTGAAGTTGATGTATCTATACGCCCGGGATGGTTCTTTCATGAAACAGAGAATAACAAAGTAAAATCTGCCGGAAAATTAATGGATATATATTATAATTCGGTTGGAAAAAATGGGGTATTGCTGTTAAATATTCCACCGGATAGGGATGGTTTAATCAGCACTTATGATATCAGTTCATTACAAGGGTTTAAAAAATTAAGGGAACAGACTTTTAATAGTAATATCCTTAAAAAAGCTGTTCAACCGGGTGGAAATAATCTAAACAAAGTGCTGGATGGGAAAAATGCCACGCATTTCCCTACCAAGGCCGGAGATACGGTGCTTACCCTTAATTTTAAGTTGAACAAACCGGAGACATTTGATGTTTTTGTAGCACAAGAGAACCTTAAAGTGGGACAAAGGGTAGAGCTTTTTAGCTTGGAATATAAAGATGGTGCTGACTGGAAAATTGCCGCTCAGGGTACAACTATCGGATATAAACGTATTTTACGCTTCCCTGCTGTAACTACTTCAGAAATTAGATTTAAAGTGCTTTCCAGCAGGTTGAATCCGGCAATCGCCGAACTGGGCCTTTTCAGGGAAAAATAA
- a CDS encoding metallophosphoesterase — protein sequence MKRRNFLKNSVLLGATGVIPVGAVATAPTGDHPVLTVAHITDVHIRANEGVPERAKKCLDEVLKHKIDFILNGGDSIHDASYDNVQRNQVTEQWAVWDDFISRTKLEVFSCIGNHDLWWKAPDKEDEMYGKPYVVKRLKIPNRYYSFKKKNWHFIILDGNSNGIKLDPEQMSWLEKELDDLKPNTPVLLMSHYPILTVTNTWEGGQHGDHKELKKLFYKHKDKVKICLSGHQHLLDEAVYNGIKYHCNGSMSGFWWGKGDEKSAQPYFYQESSPGYALLKFYADGRVENQYIPLNLGS from the coding sequence ATGAAACGAAGAAATTTTCTTAAAAATTCGGTTTTACTTGGTGCTACAGGTGTTATCCCTGTCGGAGCTGTTGCAACGGCTCCGACAGGAGATCATCCTGTTTTAACCGTTGCCCATATTACCGATGTACATATTCGTGCCAATGAAGGTGTACCGGAACGTGCAAAAAAATGTTTGGATGAGGTGTTAAAACATAAAATTGATTTTATCCTTAACGGCGGAGATTCTATTCACGATGCCTCTTACGACAACGTGCAACGGAACCAGGTCACCGAGCAGTGGGCCGTATGGGACGATTTTATCAGCCGTACTAAACTGGAGGTTTTTAGTTGTATCGGAAATCATGATCTATGGTGGAAAGCGCCCGATAAGGAAGATGAGATGTACGGAAAACCTTATGTGGTTAAACGCCTTAAAATTCCTAACCGCTATTACAGTTTCAAAAAGAAGAATTGGCATTTTATCATTTTAGATGGGAATAGTAACGGGATAAAACTGGATCCTGAGCAGATGAGTTGGCTGGAGAAGGAATTGGACGATTTAAAACCGAATACGCCGGTGTTGTTGATGTCGCACTACCCGATTCTTACCGTAACTAACACCTGGGAGGGTGGGCAACATGGTGATCATAAAGAACTCAAAAAATTATTTTATAAACACAAAGACAAAGTGAAGATCTGTTTGAGTGGTCACCAGCATTTATTGGATGAAGCGGTGTATAATGGCATAAAATATCATTGTAACGGATCGATGAGCGGTTTTTGGTGGGGCAAGGGTGATGAAAAATCTGCGCAACCTTATTTTTACCAGGAAAGCTCACCAGGGTATGCCCTGCTGAAGTTTTATGCCGATGGAAGGGTGGAAAATCAATATATTCCTTTAAATTTAGGCTCTTAA